Proteins from a single region of candidate division Zixibacteria bacterium HGW-Zixibacteria-1:
- the priA gene encoding primosomal protein N' has product MTKQLLNIAVPNTPNRLFTYLEPEQAQRPLQPGQRVIVPFGRRRAIGYFIETATKKPEAKLRNVTEILDPQPLFDDKLIKFLKWMASYYYVNSADVFNAALPPDMRKIKKPNYIITEYFIEAADELQIPEKIRESLKKKSSLRPRDITLLEKMVPGAAEKLLDKGGIRPSWVDESGVISGLLLGYKIDSALSAEKDVSGYLDKISASDHLLNKSDIISSGISEYRFKKLLDCGAVKPVYGMPDLFAYFKPRPDIEKIKPTDEQTAAIEAITAASGKFDPFLLYGITGSGKTLVYCHAARKILERKQTVLVLVPEIALAGTLLSYFKSFFGNEIALLHSALGARERVLVWQNIKGGKYRIVIGARSAIFAPLPDLGLIIVDEEHDESYKQDDPAPRFQARDAAVMRAKLAGVPVVLGSASPSVESFYNAEQGRYRLLKLTRRPEEAAIPLVRLIDLREEPPVRDNPFFTHPLLRMIRESLDKDQQVILYLNRRGFSPRIKCTDCGHTPECPHCNISLTYHKSGNRLMCHFCGYINAGYNICAGCGGDHFVYLGTGTQKIEDQIGELVKQARVVRLDSDSASGRERAHLILSDFASKKYNLLLGTQMVTKGIDFPDVSLVGVLMADIGMDMPDFRASEKLFAKLIQVAGRSGRGIIPGEVVIQTFRPELDLIDDAARQDYESFYAREIQSRRELLYPPFSHIINFRFASVKEDAAIKQSLGFKDRLEARLSEVGLKVQILGPAPCPLYRLRGMYRRHMFVKTKSILKFIGFLGTWEQAEANYGLPSSIRLTIDIDPYDMM; this is encoded by the coding sequence ATACTCCCAACCGGTTGTTTACCTATTTGGAACCGGAACAGGCGCAAAGACCGCTTCAGCCGGGGCAAAGAGTCATAGTCCCTTTCGGGCGCCGCCGCGCCATCGGGTATTTTATCGAAACGGCGACAAAAAAACCGGAAGCGAAGCTAAGAAATGTAACGGAGATTCTTGATCCCCAGCCTCTCTTCGATGATAAGCTTATCAAGTTCCTCAAATGGATGGCCTCGTATTATTATGTTAATTCGGCCGATGTCTTCAATGCGGCGCTTCCGCCCGATATGCGAAAAATAAAGAAGCCGAATTATATCATTACCGAATATTTTATTGAGGCGGCTGATGAATTGCAGATTCCCGAAAAAATAAGGGAATCATTAAAAAAGAAATCATCCCTGCGGCCTCGTGATATTACCCTGCTGGAAAAAATGGTGCCCGGTGCAGCTGAGAAACTGCTTGATAAGGGTGGAATTAGGCCAAGCTGGGTGGATGAGTCTGGGGTCATTTCCGGACTTTTGCTGGGATATAAAATAGATAGTGCTCTGTCAGCGGAGAAAGATGTCTCCGGGTATCTTGATAAGATCAGTGCTTCGGATCATTTGTTGAACAAGTCCGATATTATTTCATCCGGAATCAGCGAGTATCGTTTTAAAAAGCTTCTTGATTGCGGAGCCGTTAAACCTGTTTATGGGATGCCGGATCTTTTTGCGTATTTCAAGCCGCGCCCGGATATCGAAAAAATAAAACCGACCGACGAGCAAACGGCGGCCATCGAAGCGATTACGGCGGCATCCGGCAAGTTTGACCCGTTTCTGCTGTATGGAATCACCGGATCAGGCAAAACTCTGGTGTACTGTCATGCTGCCCGAAAGATCCTTGAACGGAAGCAGACGGTTCTCGTTCTGGTGCCTGAAATAGCCTTGGCCGGGACGCTTTTGAGTTATTTCAAGAGCTTTTTCGGCAACGAAATCGCCCTGCTTCATTCGGCCCTGGGTGCAAGGGAGAGAGTGCTGGTCTGGCAGAATATCAAGGGCGGCAAGTACCGGATAGTTATCGGCGCAAGGTCGGCCATCTTTGCACCGCTGCCCGATCTGGGCTTGATCATTGTCGATGAAGAACATGATGAGTCGTATAAGCAGGATGATCCGGCGCCGAGGTTCCAGGCGCGGGATGCAGCCGTGATGCGGGCCAAGCTTGCCGGAGTACCGGTCGTGCTGGGTTCGGCGTCACCCTCGGTGGAATCCTTTTACAATGCCGAGCAGGGCCGCTACCGCCTTCTGAAACTGACCCGTCGCCCGGAAGAGGCAGCGATACCGCTGGTGCGGCTGATTGATTTGCGCGAAGAACCGCCGGTCAGGGACAATCCCTTTTTTACGCACCCGTTGCTGAGAATGATCAGGGAGTCGCTGGATAAGGACCAGCAGGTCATTTTGTACCTTAACCGCCGGGGATTCTCGCCCAGAATAAAATGCACCGACTGCGGCCACACGCCCGAATGTCCGCACTGCAATATCAGCCTGACCTATCATAAATCGGGAAATCGGTTGATGTGTCATTTCTGCGGCTATATCAACGCGGGGTATAATATCTGCGCCGGATGCGGCGGGGATCATTTTGTATATCTGGGGACAGGAACGCAGAAAATCGAGGATCAGATCGGAGAGCTGGTCAAACAGGCGAGGGTCGTTCGGCTCGACTCGGACAGTGCTTCCGGCCGCGAGAGGGCGCATTTGATATTATCCGACTTTGCATCAAAGAAGTACAACCTGTTACTCGGGACGCAGATGGTTACGAAGGGGATCGATTTCCCGGACGTTTCGCTGGTCGGTGTCTTGATGGCTGATATCGGGATGGATATGCCGGATTTCCGGGCCTCGGAAAAACTCTTTGCGAAATTAATACAGGTGGCGGGCCGATCCGGACGCGGGATCATTCCGGGTGAGGTGGTTATCCAGACATTCAGGCCGGAACTTGACCTTATCGATGATGCCGCACGGCAGGACTACGAATCATTTTATGCCCGGGAGATTCAATCACGTCGGGAGTTGTTGTATCCGCCGTTTTCGCATATTATCAATTTCAGGTTCGCATCAGTGAAGGAAGATGCCGCCATAAAACAGTCGCTTGGATTCAAGGATAGGCTTGAGGCCAGACTGAGTGAGGTCGGTCTCAAGGTTCAAATCCTCGGGCCGGCGCCGTGCCCGCTGTATCGTCTGCGCGGAATGTACCGCCGCCACATGTTCGTGAAGACCAAGTCGATTTTGAAATTTATTGGTTTTCTCGGGACCTGGGAACAGGCCGAAGCTAACTACGGCCTGCCGTCTTCGATCAGGTTGACGATCGACATTGATCCTTATGATATGATGTAG